A section of the Acropora muricata isolate sample 2 chromosome 4, ASM3666990v1, whole genome shotgun sequence genome encodes:
- the LOC136914117 gene encoding uncharacterized protein, which produces MGGNESKSHSRRKPTTSTGLLGRGRHTKHYTIIPVAEINGRTIGREILKRCGNEGQHPYLDRGDATTLRFLRAANSFIHDALDDGADMRNTAFILRQPCREIVLKSGNGDWEYDFCEDCDGDIYGRCVRKTFLRFMWDKTKSAVVRIVRFAASLVPTVLWGRPSAFLEF; this is translated from the exons ATGGGTGGAAATGAAAGCAAATCACATTCGAGGCGGAAACCAACAACTTCTACAGGACTTTTGGGAAGAGGGAGACATACAAAG CATTACACAATCATACCTGTCGCGGAAATCAATGGTCGCACTATTGGAAGAGAGATACTGAAACGATGCGGCAACGAAGGGCAACATCCTTATCTTGATCGTGGCGACGCAACAACTTTAAGATTTTTGAGAGCTGCTAACAGTTTCATACACGATGCTTTAGATGACGGAGCCGACATGAGAAATACTGCCTTCATTCTCAGACAACCCTGCCGTGAAATCGTCCTTAAATCAGGAAACGGTGATTGGGAATACGACTTCTGTGAAGACTGTGACGGCGATATTTATGGCCGGTGTGTACGCAAGACATTCTTGCGCTTTATGTGGGATAAGACAAAGTCTGCAGTTGTACGCATTGTTCGGTTTGCAGCAAGCTTGGTTCCTACTGTATTATGGGGACGTCCCTCGGCGTTTCTTGAATTTTga